The DNA segment CCACCGGCCCGTCCGGCCTCGGCCACCAGCTGTGCGGCGACGAACTCGGCCTGTCGCCATCCCGGGCCGATCAGGCCGCGCGGCCCGCCGGGTACGGACTCGGCGCCGGCGCCCACCCGGCCGGTGGCCACATGCGCACAGTCACCGATGGCGAAGATCGACCGATCGGCCCAACTGCGCAGGCTCGGATCGACCAGTATCCCTGCGGCGGTGGGCAGACCGGCGGCCGCAGCCAGCCCCACCCGTGCCCGGACACCGGCCGACAGCACCAGCAGATCGCCGGGGATCCGCTCCCCGTCCTCACCGAGCAGGGCACCGAACCGCGCACCCTCGCCCGGTACGGGCTCACAGATCACACCGGTGGCCCGGAAGTCACCGAGCATGATCACCCCGGCCCGTCGGGCCGCCCGGGCCAAGGCCTGTCCGCCACCATGATCGAGATTGCGGGCCATCGGCACCGGCCCGCTGTGGATCAGCACCACCTCCGCACCCTGATCGGCCATCGCCAACGCCGCCTCGGTACCGAGCACCCCGCCACCCAGGACCAGGATCCGCCGGCGGTCGCTGACGGCCCGGGCGACCACCTCGGCATCGGCGAGATCGCGCAACCCGACGATCCCGGCGGGCAGTCCCCGTACCTGTCGATCGTCGGCGGGTACGGCGGGATCGGTCGACGCTTCGACCTGCGACAACCCGGCCAGCGCCGGCACATGGGCCCGGGCCCCGGTGGCCAGGACCAGCCGGTCGTAACCCAGGGACTGCCCGTCACCGAGTGTCAGCCGGCGGGCTGTCCGATCGATCGCGGTGACGGCCGTACCGGTGAGCACCCGGACGCCGGTTGCTGCAACGGCTTCAGCGTCGATGATGTCCAGCGCCCGGCGGTCCACCTTGTTCGCGGCGAACTCCGAGACCAGTACCCGGTTGTAGGCCTGCTCGGGTTCGGCACCGACCACCGTCAGGTCGATCCGCCCGGTTTCGACCGCCGGCAGCACCTCCTCGACGAACCTGGCCCCGACCGGCCCGTACCCCACCAGCACGACACGCATCAGCCCTGCACCTCCACCGGGTCGGCGCGGCGGACGCTCACCTGGGTCCGTTTGAACTCCGGCATCGCCGAGATCGGGTCGACCACGGCCTCGGTCAAGGCGTTCGCCGTCTGTCTGCCTCCGAAATGAAACGGCAGGAAGACGGTGTCGATCCGGATCCCGGTGCTCAACTCGGCGCGGGCGAAGACCTCACCGCGGAGGTTCGAGATCGCACCCGGTCCCCCTCGGCGATGCCCAGCCGCTGTGCCGTGGCCGGATCGATCTGCAGATCGGCCTGCGGGCGGGCGCTGCGCAGTTCCTCCACACGACGGGTCTGGGCGCCGGACTGGTAGTGCTCCAGCAGCCTCCCGGTCACCAGGGTCAGCTCATCGGTCGCCACCGGCCGGGGCGCGTGGCGCCGGGAACGCACCGGAACCATCACGGCGCGCCCGTCGGGATGGGCGAACCGCTCGGCGAACAGTCGCGGGGTCCCCGCGGATCCGCTCGGGTACGGCCAGTAGGCCTCGACCTCGGTGTCCAGCAACTCATGGCTCAGGCCGGAGTAGTCGGCGATGCCGCCGGCCGAGGCGCGGGCGAGTTCGTCGAAGACCGCCGCAGCTTCGGTGTCCCAGACCCCGGGGGCCGCCAACCGCTGCGCCAGTTCGGCCATGATCCACAGTTCGCTGCGTACCCCCTGCGGTGGTTCGATCGCCCGCCGTCGGCGCAACACCCGGCCCTCGAGATTGGTCATCGTCCCCTCCTCCTCGGCCCACTGGGTGACCGGCAGGACGTAGTCGGCATGGGCAGCGGTCTCGGAGCAGAAGAAGTCGCAGACGACCAGCAGATCGAGTTGGGCCAGACGGCGGGCCACCGCACCGGCGTCGGGGGCCGAGATCACCACATTCGACCCATGGACCAGTAGTGCCTTGATCTGCTCACCGAGCCGGCCGAGCAGTTCGGTCGCCGGCACCCCGGGCCCGGGCAACCGGTCGGGGTCGACACCCCAGACGGCGGCCACCTGAGCCCGTGCCTGGGGATCGGTGATCTTGCGATAGCCGGGGAGTTGGTCGGCCTTCTGCCCGTGTTCGCGACCGCCCTGGCCGTTGCCCTGTCCGGTGAGGGTGCCGTACCCGGAGCCGGGCCGGCCGCAGAGCCCGAGCAGCAACGACAGGTTGATCGCCGCGGTCACCGTGTCGGTGCCGTCGACATGCTGTTCGATCCCCCGGCCGGTCAGGATGTAGGTGCCCCGACCGCCGGCCAGCCGGTGGGCCACCTCCCGCAGCTGACCGGTCGGCGCACCGGTCACCTCCTGCACCCGCTGCGGCCACCACTGCGCGACCGAGCGCCGCACCCCTTCCCAGCCGACGGTACGGGTCTGCACGTAGTGCTCGTCGTACAGCTTCTCGTTGAGCACGATGTGGGTGATCCCCAACAGCAGCACCAGATCGGTTCCGGGCACCGGTTGCAGGTGCAAACCACCGCCGTCGTCGGTCAGCCGGGCGGTCTCGGAGCGGCGCGGATCGACCACGATCAGACCGTTTCGTTCGCGGGTCCCCTCGAGGTGACCGATGAACGGCGGCATCGTGGCAGCGACATTCGATCCCACCAGCAAGATGGTCTGCGCACCGTCGAGATCGCTGACCGGGAAGGGCATCCCGCGGTCGATGCCGAATGCCCGGTTCCCGGCGGCGGCTGCACTCGACATGCAGAACCGGCCGTTGTAGTCGATCATGGAAGTGCCGAGCGCGATGCGCGCGAACTTGCCCAGCTGGTAGGCCTTCTCGTTCGTCAGCCCGCCACCGCCGAAGACCCCCACCGCGTCCTTGCCGTGACGCTCACCGATGCTTCGTAGTCGGTCGGCGATGTCGTCCAGGGCCTGTTCCCAGCCGACCGGTACGAATTCGGAACCGACCCGCCGCAGCGGGGTGGTCACCCGGCCGGCGGAGTTGATCAACTCCGCCGAGGTCCAGCCCTTCTTGCACAGCCCTCCCCGATTGGTCGGGAAGTCCCGACTGCCGATGCCCACCGGCGGCCGATGATCAACTTGCTGTTCCGGGAGGTCGGCACCGGTCTGCAGGGACATCGCGCATTGCAGGGCACAGTAGGGGCAGTGACTGGCGGTGGTGGCCATGGGCGCGTCCGTTCAGATGACCAGGCCGCTACGGCGGCCCGACCGCAGGTAGACGCCGTAGGTGATCGCCGCCATGATCACGTAGGCGCCGACGAAGCAGAGCAGACCCGCCTGATAGCTGCCGGTGGCGGTCTTGGACAGGCCCAGTGCCTGCGGGATCACGAAACCGCCGTAGGCGCCGATCGCGGAGATGATGCCGAGCGCCGCGGCGGCCTTGCGCTGCGAGCCGATGTCACCGGCGCTGCGGTGGGCATCGGCGGTTCCTCCGCGCCAGGCGAAGACGGTCGGGATCATCCGGTAGGTGGAACCGTTGCCGATCCCACTGGCGGCGAACAGCACCAGGAACAGGGCCAGGAACACCCAGAAGGAGGCGGAGGGCAGCACGGCGACGACCGTCACCACCACCAGCGCCATCACCGCGAAGGCACCGATGGTGATCTTGGCACCGCCGAAGCGGTCGGCGAGCCTGCCACCGTAGGGTCGCGAGAGGGAACCCACCAGGGCACCGAGGAAGGCCAGCGACACCGAGGCCGTTCCGATGTGCAGCGCGGAGAAGTGGGGGTACTGGTCGGCGATCAACTTCGGAAGACCCCGGCGAACCCGATGAACGAACCGAAGGTGCCGATGTAGAGGAAGGCCAGCACCCACAGGTGGGGCTCCTTGACCGCTGCGATCGCCCCGGCGAAATCGGACTTCGCGTTCGACAGGTTGTCCATCCGCAGTGCTGCCCCGAGGGCGGCGATCACGATCAGTGGGACCCAGATCATGCCGGCGAGTCCCAGGTTGACCGTTGCCGCAGCGCCGATGGTGACCGCGATCGGGACGACGAACTGCGCCACCGAGGCACCGAGGTTGCCACCGGCCGCGTTCAGCCCGAGCGCCCAGCCCTTCTCCCGCTGCGGGAAGAAGTAGGTGATGTTGGCCATCGAGGAGGCGAAGTTACCGCCGCCGAGCCCGGCCAGGGCTGCGACCAGCAGCATCGTCGCGAACGACGTCTCCGGATTGCTCACCACCACCGAGAGCCCGATCGTCGGGATCAGCAGCAGCAGGGCGGAGACGATGGTCCAGTTGCGCCCACCGAATCGCGCGACCATGAAGGTGTAGGGGAAACGCAGGGTGGCCCCGACCAGGCTGGGGATCGAGATCAGCCAGAAGATCTGGGAGGTGCTGAAGTCGAATCCGGCCGCCGGCAGGGAGACGACGACGATCGACCACAACTGCCAGACGACGAAGCCGAGGAACTCGGCGAAGATCGACCAGCGCAGGTTCCGCCGGGCCATCGCCCGCCCGGGCCCTTCCCACTGTGCGGCGTCCCCGGGGTTCCAACCGTCGATCCAGCGGCCGCGGCGCCGGACCAGCCCGGAGCCTTGAGGGGTCTCGGTGGGCAACGTGGGTATGGCGTTCATGGCTGACTCCAGTTCTCGGACGAGGATCTCGGGGAGCGGATGGGCGACGCGGTCGCGGGTTCATCGGGCCGGCGTCGACGCCGTACCGGGAGGGTGATCAGGAGTGCTGCCTGCCGATCGAGAGCAGCAGTCGGGCGGTCAGTCGCGACCGTCGTAGAGTTCGCCGACGATCTCGACCAGTTCGGGTGGTACGGGGCCGTCGGCGGTCAACAGGGGCTCGGTGGTGACATCGGCGCCGGCGGCTGCCGCGCGGCCGGCGAAGAAACCGGGGGCGAGCAGGTAGGTGGCGACGAAGACCCGCCCCGAGCCCTCCGCGCGGACCTGCTGCACGGCTGCTGCCAGGCCCGGTTCGGCATGGGCCAGGAAGGCTGCGGTGACCGGTCGCTGCACGAGCTCGGCCAGGTACGCCGCGGTCAGTCGGCAGTCGCGTACCGCCGAGGCATCGGTGGACCCGGCGGCACCGAGCACCACCCGATCGGTGGACTCGGCGTCGAAACCGGCCTCCAGCAACCGTCGGTGCAGCAGTTGCGCCAACCGCCGGTCCGGGCCGAGTGCCCCGCTCACCGTGACCGGGCGCTGCGTGGCCTGCCGGGTCTGCTGCAGGTCCACGTGGACGTGGAATCCGGCCGAGAGCAGCAACGGCACGATCCGGGCCCCGACCTCGTCCGGCAACCCGGCCAGGGTACGGGTGACATCGGGCTCCTGGACGTCGACGAAACTCGGCTCGACGACCAGCTCCGGCCGGGCCGCACGGACCGCGTCGACCAGTCCGGCGACGGCGCGCTGTCCGGCCGGGTCGGCAGTCCCGTGCGAGGCAGCGACCAGTACTGGTCGAGGGGCCACGAAGATCACCCCCTCATCCTCTCGTACCCACCAGGTCGGCAGGTGCAGCTCCCCCGGACGGGTGTAGCACTCCCCGGTCTGGAGGTCGAAGACATCCTTGTGCAGCGGCGAGGCGATGGTCGCCCGGCCGGCTCGGGAACCGACGATCCCCCGGGACATGACCGCGGCCCCGGTGGCCGGGTCGTGGTTGGAGACCGCGAAGATCCGGCCATCGGGGACCAGGGCGCCGAGCCGTTGCCGCCGACCCCGGCGGGCTGGGTGAGCCTGGTCGGGGGCGGGCCCGGTGACCCCGGGTTGCTGACCGGCCGGGCGGTCCGGGCGATCGGCGAGGCAGATGTGGTGCTGCACGATCGACTGTGCCCGCGCGAGGCGCTGCTCGACCTGGCTCCGGGTGCCGAGTTGATCGACGTCGGCAAACGTCCCGGCCACCACGCCATGCCGCAGGAGGAGATCGAACGACTGATGGTGGACCGGGCCCGGCGCGGATTGCGGGTGGTACGGCTGAAGGGCGGCGACCCGTTCGTCTTCGGCCGGGGCGGTGAGGAGGTCCTGACCTGCCGTCGGGCCGGCGTACCGGTGGAGGTCGTACCCGGTGTGTCCAGTGCCATCGCCGTTCCCGCTGCCGCCGGGATCCCGGTGACCCACCGCGGTGTGGCCCATGCCTTCACGGTGATCTCGGCCCATGCCGGACTGGGTGAGGACGAACTGCAGCAGCTCGCGCAGCTGGATGGGACGATCGTCGTCCTGATGGGGGTCGGCACCTTGGACCAGGTGCTCGACGGGTTGCGCCGTCACGGCATGTCCGATCACACCCCGGTGGCGATCATCGAGCGCGGGTTCAGCGCCGACGAGCGTCGGCTGGTCTCCACGATCGGTGCGATCGGTGCACAGGTACCGGAGTTCGCACCTGTCTCGCCGGCGGTGATCGTGATCGGGGCGGTGGTCGCCGCTCTGACCGAAAACGTCTCGGGGTCGGCCCCGCAGTGCGAAACTGACCCCGACACCAAGACGGTGCTCGGCCCGGTCCTGCAGGCACTCGGTCCGAGCTGAGCGTTGGGACTCCGATGTCAGGAACGCCCGGACCGGGCACATGCGATCGGCCCGGACGCACATCATCGACCGGGTTCGCCCCCGACCAGTTGCGCGGTTTCCGGATCGGTGTGACCGCCGACCGGCGGGCCGAGGATCTGATCGCCGCCTTCGAACGACGCGGTGCCGAGGTGCTCCACGCCCCGACCATCCGGATGACCGATGTCGCCGACGACGGTGAGGTGCTGGCCTCCACCGAGGAGGTGATCGCCGCCGCCCCCGATCACCTGCTGGCCACCACCTCCTACGGGATGCGTCGCTGGTTCGAGGTCGCCGACGCCGCCGGTCTGGGTGAACCACTGCTGACCTGCCTGAGCTCCTCCCGGATCCTGGTCCGCGGACCGAAGGCCCGCGGTGCCGTCCGCGCGGCCGGTCTCGATGATCATGGAATGAGCGAGCGGGAGACCACCGCCTCGTTGATCGATCTGGTGTGTCGGGAGGATCTGCGCGGGTCCACCGTGGCCGTGCAGCTCCACGGCGACAGCGGGCGGTCGAGCTGCAGCGGTTGCGCTATGCCGGTGCACGGGTGGTCACCGTCGCCCCCTACTTCTGGCGGACCAGACAGGACGACACCCGGGTCCAGCGACTGGTCGAGGCCATCTGTGGCGGCGGTCTGGATGCCGTCACCTTCACCAGCCCGCCGGCGGTGCACGCCCTGCTGGAGGCCGCCGACGATGTCGCCCGACGCGACGAACTGCTGGCGGCGATGCGATCCACCGTGACCCCGGCGGTGGTCGGGCCGGTGACGGCGGCGCCGTTGATCGAGGCCGGGGTGGAGCCGATCATGCCCGAACGGTTCCGGATGGGGGCGCTGATCCGGTTGGTCTGCGAGAACCTGTCCGAGCGCCGGGTGATCCGGCTGTCGACCTCCGCCGGCACGGTGGAGCTCCGCGGCCGGCTGGTGATCCAGGACACCGGCACGGTCGAGTTGACCCCGACCTCCCTGGCCCTGTTCCGTACCCTGATGGAGGCAGGCGGGTCGACCGTGTCCCGGGCGACACTGGCCGAGTCGCTGCCCGGGGAGAACGAGGACCATGCGGTGGATGTGGCGATCAGCCGCTTGCGCCAGTGCCTGCCCGACCCCTCGGTGCTGGCGACGGTGATCAAACGCGGTTACCGGATCGACGTATCGGGGTGTGACCCAGATCTCCCCCGATGTCGCGATGTGAGTCCTCGGTCGAGTCGGAATAGTCTGGATCGGTGACCGACTTCGATCCCCCGCGCCCCTGGACCGCCAGCTACGCCGAGGGCGTACCGACCGATCTCGGTGAGGTCGGCGGTTGTCTCACCGACATCGTCGCCGAGTCGGCCCGGGACTACCCCGACGCGCCGGCCCTGGAGTTCTTCGGCCGGGAGACCAGCTACCGCCAGCTGCAGGAGATGATCATGCGCGCGGCGGCCGGGTTGAAGGCGCTGGGTGTCGGACCCGGTGACCCGGTGGCGATCGTGCTGCCGAACTGCCCGCAGCACATCGTCGCCTTCTACGCCGTGCTCCGGCTGGGAGCGGTACCGATCGAACACAACCCGCTCTACACCGCCCGGGAACTGCGCAAGCAGTTCGAGGACCACGGTGCCCGGACCGCCATCGTCTGGAACAAGGTCGTCGCCACGGTGCAACAGTTCCCGGCCGATCTGCGGGTGCACAGCCTGATCAGTGTCGACGTGGTGAAGGGGATGCCCCGACTCACCCAATTGGCCCTGCGCCTTCCCTTGCCGAAGGTCCGTGAATCGCGGGAGGCACTGACCAGCAAGGTGACCAACACGATCGTCTGGGAGTCCGTGTTCGCCCGCGATCCGCTGCCCGATGATCATCCCCGCCCGGGCACCGATGATCTTGCGATCATCCAGTACACCTCGGGCACCACCGGTGCCCCGAAGGGTGCGAAGCTGACCCATCGCAATCTGCTGGCCAATGCCCGTCAGGCCCAGGCCTGGACGCCGACCATCCAGCGCGGCCGGGGTTGTGTGGTCTATGCGGTGCTGCCCATGTTCCATGCCTACGGCCTCACCCTGTGCCTCACCTTCGCGATGTCGATGGGTGCCCGGTTGGTGCTGTTCCCGAAGTTCGATCCCGACCTGGTGCTGAAGGTGACCGAGAAGCACCCGGCGACCTTCCTGCCCCTGGTGCCGCCGATCGCCGAACGGCTGCTGAGTGCCTCGAAGGAGAAGGGCATCTCCCTGGCCGGGACCGGGATCGCCATCTCCGGTGCGATGCCGTTGCAGCAGTCGCTGGTGATTCCCTTCGAGGAGGCCACCGGTGGCTACCTGGTGGAGGGTTACGGATTGTCGGAGTGCTCCCCGGTGCTGATGGCCAACCCGGTGGCCGACAACCGAAAGGCCGGTACGGTCGGCCTGCCGCTGCCGGGCACCGAGTGCCGGGTGGTCGATCCGGAGAATCCGACCGTCGACGTACCCGCCGGGGAACCGGGCGAGCTGCTGGTCCGTGGACCGCAGGTCTTCAGCGGCTACTACGGCAAGCCCGAGGAGACCGAGGAGGTCTTCGTCGGCGACTGGTTCCGTACCGGTGACATCGTACAGATCGACTCCGACGGGTTCGTCTCGATCGTCGACCGGATCAAGGAGTTGATCATCACCGGCGGTTTCAACGTCTCCCCGAGCGAGGTCGAGAGCGTCCTGCGCCAGCACCCCGATGTGGATGACGCGGCGGTCGTCGGCATGCCCAGCGACCACTCCGGCGAGGAAGTGGTGGCAGCGATCGTGGTGGCTGCCGATGCCGGTGAGGTCGACCCCGAACAGGTCCGTGGTTTCGCCCGCGGGATCCTCACCCCGTACAAGGTCCCGCGTCGCCTGGTGATCGTCGACGAACTGCCGAAATCCTTGATCGGCAAGGTGTTGCGACGTGAGGTACGCGACAAGCTGCTCGCCGAGACCACCGACGCCTGATCGGTTTCGTACCCCGTCAACCGGGGCGGATCACTTCGATCACTAGGATCTGGTCAGGACAGCGCGACCCGCTCGTGCCCACCGTCGACCGGAGGCCCCCGATGACCCTGCCCGCTGCGATCACCGACACCCTGCAGGACGAACTGCCGTCACTGGTGGAGACCTACCGCTGGTTTCACCAACATCCGGAGTTGTCCATGCAGGAGGTGAACACCGCCACCAGGATCACCGAGATCCTCACCGGGTACGGGATCGACAGTTTCCGCTGTGGCGGTACGGGTGTGGTGGCCGTCCTGGAGAACGGTGACGGGCCGGTGGTGGCCTACCGCGCCGACACCGATGGTCTGCCGATCGACGAGGGCACCGGCTTGCCCTATGCCTCCACCGCGGAGGGGGTGTTGCCCGACGGAACCGGTACCAAGGTGATGCACGGTTGTGGCCACGACTCCCACATCACCGCCGGGCTGGCGATCGCCCGTCTGTTACGCCAACACCCCGAGGCCTGGTCGGGCACGGTGGTGATGCTCTTCCAGCCCGGGGAGGAGACCGGTGCCGGCGCCCGAGCGATGATCGCCGATGACCTGTGGCAGCGGGTGCCCCGCCCGGAGGCCGTCCACGGCCAGCACATCTGGCCCGGCCGGGCGGGTCAGGTGGAGGTGTCGGTCGGCACGGCGATGGCGATGGCCGATTCCCTGCGGGTGACCGTCCGGGGCAAACAGGCCCACGGTTCGCAACCGGAGAACTCGATCGACCCGATCGTGCTCGGCGCGGCGATGATCACCCGCCTGCAGACCGTCGTCTCCCGGGAGATCCCGGCCACGGCGATGGCGGTACTGACGATCGGGTCCTTCCACGGGGGACTGAAGGAGAACATCATCCCCGAGGAGGCGTGGTTCACCATCAGCGTCCGCAGTTTCGACCCGGACATCCGGGCCACCGTGCTGGCCGCGATCGACCGGATCATCACCGGTGAGGCGATCGTCGCCGGGGCACCGGAGCCGGTGATCGAGACGATGTACGACTTCCCCCGCTGCTACAACGATCCCGAACTGGCGACCGGACTGATCGGTTCCCTGGAAGACGAACTCGGTGCCGGGCAGGTGATCGTCCGCGACCCGGTCACCGGGTCGGAGGACTTCGGGCTCTTCGGCGACAGTCTCGGCGTGCCCTACGTCTACTGGTTCTTCGGCGGGTACAGCGCGGCACATCTGGACTCCGGCGACCCGGTCCACGGCAACCACTCGCCCTACTTCGGGCCGGATGCGATCGAGCTCAGCCTGGACACGGCGGTACGCGCCGGGATGACTGCGATCCTGCGCCACCTGGGGCCTCAGCCTCGCTGATGTTCGCACCACTGCCCCGGGGCCAGGCGCAGTGGGATCCTCGTACTTCGGTCGCTCAGGACCACCCGCCGGGGCACCTGGTCGAGGTTCGCCACCAACAGGCGTCGACGGTCGGCCAGGACCCAGACCAGGTGATCACTGCTGTGACCACCCGACAGCGATCCGCGCAATGTCCCCAGACGGCGCAGGGCCGCGGCGACGGGGCGGTCGCCGCGATGATCACGGACTCCCTGCGGCCCCCAGTCCTCGAAGTAGGTGAGGGACTCCACGGTCGGCACCGCCAGTGCTGCTGCGCTGGCAATGGTCCAGGCAGCGAGTTCGGGTGAGTCCTGCCGGTCGTCGACCGGTTGCGACGGTCCGTAGCCGCTGCTGAGGTCGCTGCCGGTCCGTACGCCTGCCTGGGTGGTGGCGACGTTGTTGAAGCGCGGACGCAGGGTGATCGGGCCGATGTGCAGCGGCCGACCGGCGGCGATCCCACGGGCCTGTTCGGCCACCAACCGTTGGATCGGCAGTGACTCGACGAGTTGTACCGTGCTCCGGCTGTGGAACATCGGGGTGATCGAGAAACCGATACCGGCCAACTGCTGCGGGAGCCGATCCTGCCCCCGGTTCAGCTCGGTGAAGTGGGACCGGGCCCCGCCGATCACCGGGATCGACGACAGTCCCAGCCGATCGAGTGCCGTCCGCAGCAGGGTGACGGCCGAATCCGTGCTCAGGTGGGTGTGCGCATCGAAGGCGCCGATCCGTACCACCCGAGCGGGGTTCAGTGGATTCAGCAGCTCGGTCAGCTCACTGACCGTCTCCGAGCCGATGACCACCCGCAGGTCGAGCTCACAACCGGTGGCCATTGCCCGCCGCAGGGCCGCCGGACTGTTCGGCGCACCGACTATCAACTCGCTCAGCAGGATCCCGCTGACCGGTTCACCACCCGGGGCAGGATCGGCTGCGGTCGAGGCGGCCACCGCAATCGCCGGAGCCTGATCGGTCAGCTCGCTGAGGGTGATCGGCTCCGGCTCGATCCTCACCGGTCCGTCGTTGTCCGGCGGCGGCTCGCTCACCTGGATAACGAGCCGCTGACGTACCTGTTCCCCGGCCTCGATCCGATACGGGAAGGGTGCGGCCAGTGGCCGGTTGTAGGTCTTGAACGACGCGTCGGTCCAGTTCCGCTGGTCCTCCATCTCGAAGATGTCGCCGCTGAACTCCAGGCGCACCCGGCCCGCACCGGCGCGCCAGGTCAGACCCGTGATGTCGAGTGCCGGTTGGTGCGGACTGATCGCCGACGGGAAGGCCGTCAGCTCCTGCGACCCCTTGGTGTGATCGACTGCCAGTGGCGTACCGCTGAGTTCGGGGGGATGCAGGACCACCATGCCGACCCGGTTGGTCCAGAACGTCTGCCGGGCCCGCAGTCCGAAATCGACCAGCAGCCGATCGTCACTCGCGCGCACGCGGAGCTCGGCGTCGGCTCGGGCGGCCTGGTCGACCCGCAGGCTGATACTCAGCTCCTGATCACCCAGTTCGATCCCGTCGACGGTCCAGTCGATCGTGTTCCAGTCCGGATCCCGGAGGACTGCTTGCACCCCACGCAGGACCCGGCGTCCCCGGTGGGTCAGCTCGGCGAGTTCGTCGTCACGCAGCTCGAGCTGCCAGGGTCCGAGGACGCAGACCCTGCGATGCTCACGCCCGGCCTCCCATGCGCCCGGCACCGTGGCGCTCACAAGGTGGTCATCCCACCGTCGACGGTGAACAGCGCGCCGGTGGCGAATGCCGCGTCATCACCGGCCAGGAAGACCATCGCGCCACAGACGTCTGCCGGTGTCCCCGGCCTGCCCAGCGGGATCCGGGAGGTGATCGCCGCGCGGGCCTCACGATCGGAGCTGATGGCCGTCACCAAGGGGGTCTCGGTGTATCCGGGGACCACGGTGTTCACCCGGATGTTCTGCTCGGCGTAGGCGGCGGCGACCGCACGTCCCAGGCCGTGGATCCCGGCCTTGGACGAGCTGTAGGCGGTGAAGTCCCTGCCTTCGCCGTTGATCCCGGTCGGGCTGCCGGTGAGGATGATCGAACCGCCACCGGTGGTGAGCATCGAACGCACCGCATGTTTCACCGTCAGGAAGGTCCCGGTCAGGTTGACGTCGATCGTCCGGCGCCAGGTGTCCAGCTCGAGGTCGGCGATCGGCGCATCGGAACCGAACAGCTGGACACCGGCATTGGCCACGACCACATTCGGTGCAAGATCGGCGGCGGTGAGCTCGGCGAACGCGTCGACGACGGATTGTTCATCGGCGATGTCCATCACCACCGCCCGGGCGGAGTCCCCGATCCGCTCGGCGGTCTCCCGGGCAGCGGTCGCATCCCGGTCGGCGATGATCACCCGCGCCCCCTCGATGGCGAACCGTTCGGCGACGGCTTTGCCGATGCCGCTGCCCGATCCGGTCACCAGTGCGATCCGGCCGATCAGCGAACCCTGCTGGCTCATGCGATTCCCTTCAGGTAGTCGATGGTGGTGCGGGTCCATGCACGCTCGGCCCGGACGGTCTGCTCGGGTGTCTCCTGCCACGGCAGC comes from the Naumannella halotolerans genome and includes:
- a CDS encoding NAD(P)/FAD-dependent oxidoreductase gives rise to the protein MRVVLVGYGPVGARFVEEVLPAVETGRIDLTVVGAEPEQAYNRVLVSEFAANKVDRRALDIIDAEAVAATGVRVLTGTAVTAIDRTARRLTLGDGQSLGYDRLVLATGARAHVPALAGLSQVEASTDPAVPADDRQVRGLPAGIVGLRDLADAEVVARAVSDRRRILVLGGGVLGTEAALAMADQGAEVVLIHSGPVPMARNLDHGGGQALARAARRAGVIMLGDFRATGVICEPVPGEGARFGALLGEDGERIPGDLLVLSAGVRARVGLAAAAGLPTAAGILVDPSLRSWADRSIFAIGDCAHVATGRVGAGAESVPGGPRGLIGPGWRQAEFVAAQLVAEAGRAGGPVLPETEERPPVVMLKADGVDVLAAGRVMADPWDSGSHALGCSGGVEVSQWVDPARGAYVKLVTVDDVLEGFVCVGMPRVGAELTVLYNGQAELPTDRSVLLRLDAPALTTGGAVDRFAPEAVVCWCNGVVVKSIMDGVAAGDDSVECVGRRTRAGTGCGGCRGRIAELIGRQATVG
- a CDS encoding MFS transporter, producing MNAIPTLPTETPQGSGLVRRRGRWIDGWNPGDAAQWEGPGRAMARRNLRWSIFAEFLGFVVWQLWSIVVVSLPAAGFDFSTSQIFWLISIPSLVGATLRFPYTFMVARFGGRNWTIVSALLLLIPTIGLSVVVSNPETSFATMLLVAALAGLGGGNFASSMANITYFFPQREKGWALGLNAAGGNLGASVAQFVVPIAVTIGAAATVNLGLAGMIWVPLIVIAALGAALRMDNLSNAKSDFAGAIAAVKEPHLWVLAFLYIGTFGSFIGFAGVFRS
- a CDS encoding CbiX/SirB N-terminal domain-containing protein; its protein translation is MSRGIVGSRAGRATIASPLHKDVFDLQTGECYTRPGELHLPTWWVREDEGVIFVAPRPVLVAASHGTADPAGQRAVAGLVDAVRAARPELVVEPSFVDVQEPDVTRTLAGLPDEVGARIVPLLLSAGFHVHVDLQQTRQATQRPVTVSGALGPDRRLAQLLHRRLLEAGFDAESTDRVVLGAAGSTDASAVRDCRLTAAYLAELVQRPVTAAFLAHAEPGLAAAVQQVRAEGSGRVFVATYLLAPGFFAGRAAAAGADVTTEPLLTADGPVPPELVEIVGELYDGRD
- the cobA gene encoding uroporphyrinogen-III C-methyltransferase, with amino-acid sequence MVGDREDPAIGDQGAEPLPPTPAGWVSLVGGGPGDPGLLTGRAVRAIGEADVVLHDRLCPREALLDLAPGAELIDVGKRPGHHAMPQEEIERLMVDRARRGLRVVRLKGGDPFVFGRGGEEVLTCRRAGVPVEVVPGVSSAIAVPAAAGIPVTHRGVAHAFTVISAHAGLGEDELQQLAQLDGTIVVLMGVGTLDQVLDGLRRHGMSDHTPVAIIERGFSADERRLVSTIGAIGAQVPEFAPVSPAVIVIGAVVAALTENVSGSAPQCETDPDTKTVLGPVLQALGPS
- a CDS encoding uroporphyrinogen-III synthase, which encodes MSGGSARVHRGRAAPRRQRAVELQRLRYAGARVVTVAPYFWRTRQDDTRVQRLVEAICGGGLDAVTFTSPPAVHALLEAADDVARRDELLAAMRSTVTPAVVGPVTAAPLIEAGVEPIMPERFRMGALIRLVCENLSERRVIRLSTSAGTVELRGRLVIQDTGTVELTPTSLALFRTLMEAGGSTVSRATLAESLPGENEDHAVDVAISRLRQCLPDPSVLATVIKRGYRIDVSGCDPDLPRCRDVSPRSSRNSLDR
- a CDS encoding long-chain-fatty-acid--CoA ligase yields the protein MTDFDPPRPWTASYAEGVPTDLGEVGGCLTDIVAESARDYPDAPALEFFGRETSYRQLQEMIMRAAAGLKALGVGPGDPVAIVLPNCPQHIVAFYAVLRLGAVPIEHNPLYTARELRKQFEDHGARTAIVWNKVVATVQQFPADLRVHSLISVDVVKGMPRLTQLALRLPLPKVRESREALTSKVTNTIVWESVFARDPLPDDHPRPGTDDLAIIQYTSGTTGAPKGAKLTHRNLLANARQAQAWTPTIQRGRGCVVYAVLPMFHAYGLTLCLTFAMSMGARLVLFPKFDPDLVLKVTEKHPATFLPLVPPIAERLLSASKEKGISLAGTGIAISGAMPLQQSLVIPFEEATGGYLVEGYGLSECSPVLMANPVADNRKAGTVGLPLPGTECRVVDPENPTVDVPAGEPGELLVRGPQVFSGYYGKPEETEEVFVGDWFRTGDIVQIDSDGFVSIVDRIKELIITGGFNVSPSEVESVLRQHPDVDDAAVVGMPSDHSGEEVVAAIVVAADAGEVDPEQVRGFARGILTPYKVPRRLVIVDELPKSLIGKVLRREVRDKLLAETTDA